Proteins encoded in a region of the Triticum dicoccoides isolate Atlit2015 ecotype Zavitan chromosome 3A, WEW_v2.0, whole genome shotgun sequence genome:
- the LOC119267501 gene encoding mitochondrial dicarboxylate/tricarboxylate transporter DTC-like, giving the protein MADAKQQQPPQTALAASGVWKTVKPFVNGGASGMLATCVIQPIDMVKVKIQLGEGSATSVTKKMLANEGVGSFYKGLSAGLLRQATYTTARLGSFRVLTNKAVEANEGKPLPLVQKAAIGLTAGAIGACFGSPADLALIRMQADSTLPAAQRRHYKNAFHALYRIIADEGVLALWKGAGPTVARAMSLNMGMLASYDQSVEVLRDKLGAGELSTMLGASAISGFFASACSLPFDYVKTQVQKMQPDATGKYPYTGSFDCAMKTLKSGGPFKFYTGFPVYCVRIAPHVMMTWIFLNQIQKVEKRVGL; this is encoded by the exons atggcggacgcgaagcagcagcagccgccgcagACGGCGCTGGCGGCCAGCGGCGTGTGGAAGACGGTGAAGCCCTTCGTGAACGGCGGCGCCTCCGGCATGCTCGCCACCTGCGTCATCCAGCCCATCGACATGGTCAAG GTGAAGATCCAGTTGGGCGAGGGCTCTGCAACTAGTGTCACCAAGAAGATGCTTGCTAATGAGGGAGTTGGTTCCTTTTACAAG GGATTGTCTGCTGGTTTGCTAAGGCAAGCAACATACACAACCGCTCGACTGGGATCCTTCAG GGTTCTAACAAATAAAGCAGTTGAAGCAAACGAAGGAAAACCACTGCCCCTAGTTCAGAAAGCTGCTATTGGTCTCACTGCTGGAGCGATTGGAGCTTGTTTTGGTAGTCCTGCGGATTTGGCACTCATCAGGATGCAGGCTGATTCAACCTTGCCAGCAGCCCAGCGCCGCCACTATAAGAACGCTTTTCATGCACTTTACCGTATTATTGCTGATGAAGGTGTTCTGGCACTTTGGAAGGGCGCAGGTCCAACTGTAGCGAGAGCGATGTCACTCAACATGGGCATGCTTGCCTCCTATGATCAGAGTGTTGAGGTACTTAGAGACAAACTTGGTGCTGGAGAACTTTCTACAATGCTTG GGGCCAGTGCCATTTCAGGATTCTTTGCATCTGCTTGCAGTTTGCCCTTCGACTATGTTAAGACACAGGTTCAGAAGATGCAACCTGATGCTACTGGAAAGTATCCATACACTGGGTCTTTTGACTGTGCAATGAAAACCTTGAAGAGTGGCGGTCCGTTTAAGTTCTACACTGGCTTTCCGGTCTATTGCGTCAGGATTGCTCCACATGTCATG ATGACATGGATATTCTTGAATCAGATCCAGAAGGTCGAGAAGCGCGTCGGCCTTTAA